The Paenibacillus yonginensis genome segment TAAGGAAAGCCGCGTACACGGCGAACATTTACAGCCCTTTGGCGCCTATTCGCTGGAATACGGCCCTGGAGAGCATGTGTTGGATTGCCATTGGCACGACGAATCGGAATTTTTTTATGTCCTGGAGGGCAGCGTGATGTTTCAGGTCGATGAGGAGCTGTTTCCCGTTCATGCGGGTGAGGCGGTTTTTATTGACGGCGGGGATATTCACGCAGGCCATGCTTACGGCGATGAAGGCTGCCGTTTTTTTTGCGCTGGTCTTCGGCACCCAGCTGCTGAGCAGCGCCAATTACGATGCGATCCAGAATTCGATCGTTTTGCCGTTCCAGGAGCGCAAAACCTCATTCCCCCGGCTGATCAGCCGCAGTACGGCGGAAGAATCCCGCCTGCTGGATCATCTGGACGCCATCCTGCAGCTTTGCGAGCAGCAGAACCTCGGATTTGAAGCCGGGGTCAAGGGCCATCTGCTTCTGATGCTGCAGGAAATGGCATCGGGGGGCTTCGCCTGCGACCGGAGCGTCAGCCATTCCGGTGCTTACACCCGCATGGAGCGGCTCAAGAAAGTGCTGCTCTATATCCAGCAGGAATATGACAAGCCTATCCGTCTCAAGGAATTAGCCGAGCTGATTCCGATGAGCGAAGGCCAGTTCTGCCGTTTCTTCAAATCCATGACCGGACAGACCCCGGTGGATTATATTAACAGCTACCGGATCCGCCAGGCGGCGGGCATGCTGTCCCAGACTGAACGGAAGATTTCGGATATTGCGCTTGAAGTGGGGTTCGATAATATCAGCTATTTCATCCGCGTGTTCCGCAAAATGATGAAATGTTCCCCGTCGGCTTTCCGCCGCGGGGAACTTGGCGAGCTGTAACTTGGGCAGAAATGGAGAGGGGACTTGCAACCTTTTGAGCGGAATGCCCGTCATAAAGGTAACCAATAATGACCAAGAGGTGAACTGAAATTATGAAAAAATCTGTCCGCACACTCCTGCTCACGCTCGTTCTTCTGAGCACCGCCGCCATGCCGGCGTGGGCATTCACGGATACGCAGTCCGATATCAATGCCGAGAAGATCGAAGCTCTTCAGAAGGATCATGTGCTCAGCGGCCAGCCCGACGGCAAGTTTAATCCGCAGGGCGTTATGACTTACGCCGCCGGCGTATCCGCCATTGTAAATGGCTTCCAGTTGACCGTTCCGGAAGGCGTGACGCCAGTTTCGGCCAGCGAGCTTTCCAGCAAGCTGAAAGCGGACGCCTGGTATTCCAAGGCATTTGCAATCGCAGCCGCAAACGGACTTACGGTTCCGAAGGAAGTGGATCCGAATGCGCCAATGACGC includes the following:
- a CDS encoding helix-turn-helix transcriptional regulator, translated to MTGQTPVDYINSYRIRQAAGMLSQTERKISDIALEVGFDNISYFIRVFRKMMKCSPSAFRRGELGEL
- a CDS encoding cupin domain-containing protein, which translates into the protein MLKESRVHGEHLQPFGAYSLEYGPGEHVLDCHWHDESEFFYVLEGSVMFQVDEELFPVHAGEAVFIDGGDIHAGHAYGDEGCRFFCAGLRHPAAEQRQLRCDPEFDRFAVPGAQNLIPPADQPQYGGRIPPAGSSGRHPAALRAAEPRI